The Pongo pygmaeus isolate AG05252 chromosome 11, NHGRI_mPonPyg2-v2.0_pri, whole genome shotgun sequence genome includes a region encoding these proteins:
- the SPEGNB gene encoding SPEG neighbor protein gives MSKAAPAKKPVAVAPPPGCTLDINDPQVQSAAIRIQASYRGHRSRKELREKGPPRVLEPLKDVVLIEGSAAKLTCRISAFPDPFIRWSKDGKELRDGPKYRYVFEDPDVVALVVRDGELADLGQYSINVTNPFGQCSDSARILVEVPAKIQKGPDNTKARKGTTVTLTAEILGEPAPDVGWTKDGEDIEEDDRVFFEIGSTTTTLTIRRATPQDSGKYEVYVENSLGMDQSFARVDVA, from the exons ATGTCTAAAGCAGCTCCTGCCAAAAAGCCAGTGGCTGTGGCCCCACCTCCTGGATGTACCCTGGACATCAATGACCCACAGGTCCAGAGTGCGGCCATTCGCATCCAGGCCTCTTACCGGGGCCACAG GTCCCGGAAGGAGCTGCGCGAGAAGGGGCCGCCGCGGGTGCTGGAGCCGCTGAAGGACGTGGTGCTGATCGAGGGCAGCGCGGCCAAGCTCACTTGCCGCATTTCGGCTTTCCCGGACCCATTCATCCGCTGGAGTAAGGACGGCAAGGAGCTACGTGACGGGCCCAAGTACCGCTACGTCTTCGAGGACCCTGACGTGGTGGCACTGGTGGTGCGCGACGGCGAGCTGGCAGACCTGGGCCAGTACAGCATCAACGTCACCAACCCCTTCGGCCAGTGCTCCGACTCGGCGCGCATCCTCGTGGAAG TCCCGGCGAAGATTCAAAAGGGACCCGACAACACTAAGGCGCGCAAAGGCACCACCGTGACGCTGACTGCGGAGATCCTGGGAGAGCCTGCGCCCGACGTGGGCTGGACCAAGGACGGGGAGGACATCGAGGAGGATGACAG GGTGTTCTTCGAGATCGGCAGCACCACCACGACGCTGACCATTCGCCGGGCCACGCCCCAGGACAGCGGCAAGTACGAGGTGTACgtagagaacagcctgggcatggACCAGAGCTTCGCTCGCGTGGACGTGGCCTGA